The nucleotide sequence TATCACTTGTTTTACCCGTTCCGGACCGAAAACGGCGCCTGGGTACTGGTGAACTTAGGTTGGTTGCCCGCCCCGCAATACCGGGATGAGTTACCTGTGCTGCCCGAATTTCACGGTCAGGTCATGCTGACGGGCATGATAGCGTCGCCGACGCAGCTTCCTGAGCTGAGCGAAACCGGGACAGAAAGCGGCTGGCCCAGGCGGGTGCAAAACATCAAACCAGACGAACTGGCTGCGGCAACAGGATTGCCCTTGCCTGACTGGGTGATACAGATTGACCCGGATGACCCGCTGGCGTTGAAGCAGAACTGGCAGGCTGTCGTGATGGGGCCTGAAAAGCATTATGCCTATGCCGTGCAGTGGTTTTTGCTGGCGCTGGCGGTCGCCGGACTGGCCTGGTGGTGGCTGAAGCGCAGTACGCATTGATAAACAGGAGTCAGGGATGAGAAAACACATCAATTTAGTGCTGTTGTTACTCTTGTTTGTGCTGCCTGTGGTGGTGGCCAAACTGGTGCTGGACAACCACTGGTATCAGGGGGGAGCCATCAATCGGGGACAGTTGCTGGATGAGCCTGTGGTCACCGACTGGCTGGGGATGCGTGGCAAATGGCAACTGGTCTATCTGCTGCCCGAAGCATGTGATGCCCGTTGTCAGGGAGCCTTGTTTAATTTGCGTCAGGTGCCTCAGGCCATGGGCGCCGAGCAGGAGCGGATTGTCAGTCTGGTGCTGGTCTCAGGTCAGGGTGATACAGGCTTGCCTTCGGCAGAGCAGGTGCAGGCCGGCGGCAGTACAGTACTGGCCGCACCGGATCTTGTCCTTGCTCAGATCCGTGCATTGGAATTCGGTGCCCAGGCCATTTATATCTCAGATCCGCAGGGCAATGTCATGCTGGCTTATCCTCTGGTGGAAGGCCAGACCCAGGTCCTGGCTCAGGGGAAAGACATGCTGAGGGATCTCAAACGTTTACTGAAAGTTTCCAAAATAGGCTGATGCTGCAAACCGCATGCGCTAAGGAGTGGCGATGTTCTCAATGGCTTCTTCCCGTTCCCGGCAGACCGACCGGCGCTTTACCTGGCTGGTTGGACTGACGCTCTTATTATCCGTTGCTGTCATCGCCCTGGGAGCCTATACCCGGCTGACAGAAGCCGGGCTGGGTTGTCCGGACTGGCCCGGATGCTATGGTTTCATGACCGTCCCCAAAACGGACGCGCAGCATGCACTGGCCCAGCAGGCGTTTCCGGATCACCCGGTAGAAGTGCATAAGGCCTGGAATGAAATGCTCCACCGCTATATGGCCGGTGCGCTCGGGCTGCTGATTGTGGCCCTGAATGTGGTGGCCCGTCGCCGTGATGACAGGCCGCACCGCTTACCTCTGGTGCTGCTGGCGCTTGTGGTGTTCCAGGCGCTGCTGGGGATGTGGACTGTCACCATGTCGCTCAAGCCGGTGATCGTAATGGGCCACCTGCTGGGCGGTTTTACTACGGCCAGCCTGTTGCTGGTGCTCTGGTTGCGGATGTTGGCGAGAGACAGAGAACGGCCAGCGCCAGCGGTTGCCTCATCGCCTCAGTTGCTCAGGGTCAGGCGCTTAGCCGTGGCCGGACTGATCGTGGTGGCGGTGCAGATTGCACTGGGCGGCTGGACCGCAGCCAACTATGCTGCGGTGGTGTGTACTCAGCTGCCTGTCTGTGAAGTGGATTGGGTGAGCAAATTCGATATCAGGGCGTTTGAACCCTGGCAGCCGGGTTTTCAGACCTATCAGTATGGTGTGCTGAATTTTGACCAGCGGGTCTCAATTCATGCCGCGCACCGCATCGGCGCTATGCTGACAACCCTGGTGATCCTGCTACTGATCTGGCGGCTGTGGCAGATCGGCTGGCGACGCTACGCTGCAGTGATATTGGCACTGCTCTCGGTGCAGATCGCCCTGGGGGTGACGAATGTACTGGCCAGCCTGCCACTGCCCGTGGCTGTGGCTCATAATCTGGGGGGATTGAGTTTACTGCTCAGCGTACTGGCGGCGAACTGGGCGTTGTTTACGGCTCCCTCCGCAGCCATGATCCGTCGGGCTGCACGGATTACGCGAGTGAAAACCGTCCGCCATGCCCTGATTCAGGCGCAGGCAGACACACAGGGAAGGCAAACGCATTTTGGCCGGATGACACCCAAGTCAGGCTAAGTCAGGGAGGGAAGCGACATGGCTAAATTACAGTCACTGGAAGCACGGCAGATAGCGTATTCAGGCCGCGGCTGGCGACAGCTGGGGCGCGATTATCTGATGATGACTAAACCCAAAGTCGTGGCCATGCTGCTGCTGACGGCGCTGGTGGGCATGTGTCTGGCAGTCCCGGGGATCCCTCCGATAAAAGCCGTGGTGTTGGGGTTACTGGGAATCGGCTTGCAGTCCGCGTCTGCCGCGGCCTTTAATCATGTGCTCGACCGGCAATTGGATGCCCAAATGGCCCGCACCCATCACAGGCCTCTGGCGCGCGGGCGGGTACCGACTGTGAACGCAGTGATTTTCGCTACTGTGCTGATGATTGTGGGTTTTGCTCTGTTGTGGCAGCTGAACCCGCTGACGGCCTGGCTGACGCTGGCCAGTCTGGTCGGTTATGCGCTGGTTTACACGGTGTGGCTCAAGCATGCCACGCCACAGAATATCGTGATCGGTGGTCTGGCCGGCGCCGCGCCGCCTTTGCTCGGCTGGGCCGCTGTGACCGGCCAGTTTGATCCGCATGCCCTGTTACTGGTGATGCTGGTCTTTGCCTGGACACCGCCACATTTCTGGGCGCTGGCGATACATCGCCGCGATGATTATGCCAAGGCCGACATTCCCATGTTGCCGGTGACGCACGGCATTGCCTTTACCAAAACCATGGTTCTGCTTTATACCCTGATTCTGACGCTGATCGGCCTGTTGCCCTGGCTGACAGGTATGAGCGGGGCGCTGTATCTGGCGGGCAGCCTGGCGCTGAATCTGGGCTTTGTCGGTTATGCGGTGAAGCTTAAGTTTGCCGATGAACCTGGCCATGCCTGGGCGACCTTCAAGTTTTCAATCTGGCACCTGCTGGGGCTGTTTGTCGTGCTGCTGGCTGACCACTGGCTGGGCATATTGCTGGCCTGACACCGGCAGATGCATGTGAACAGCTGGCAGTCACGGAGCCTGCTGTTACACTGTGCGGCTTAAGCGTGTGAATCATAAGGTTGAAACTGTGCTGGCCGCATTAAAAGATATCTCCCTCCACCGCCAGGTCTTTGCCCTGGCGCTTCCTATGGTGCTGTCCAATATCACTGTCCCTTTGCTGGGGCTGGTGGACGCGGCTGTGATCGGCCATCTTGAGCATGCCTGGTATCTGGGGGGCGTGGCGGTTGGCGGCACCATGATCAGCGTAACCTTCTGGCTGCTCGGCTTTCTGCGTATGGCAACCACCGGGCTGTGCGCGCAGGCTTACGGCGCTAGTAATCGATCTTCGCAGGCGACTGTACTCCTGCAGGGCATCGCGCTGGCTTGGGGGCTGGCGGCGCTGCTGATCCTCAGCCATGGCCTGATCGCGGATGCGGTGTTTTCTGTCAGCGATGCCAGTGACGCTGTGAAAACTTACGCAGATCAATATTACTCGATTCGTATCTGGGGGGCGCCGGCGGCCCTGGCCAATTTTGTCATTATGGGCTGGCTGCTGGGCAGTCAGAATGCCCGGCTGCCCATGTGGCTGCTGATCATCACCAACAGCATCAATATCCTGCTCGATGTCCTGTTTGTGCTGGGGCTGGGCTGGCAGGTGGCCGGTGCGGCCGCCGCCTCTGTGATCGCCGAATACAGCGGCATGATACTGGGTCTGTATTTTGTGGCCTGCCAGTGGAAAAGACTGAATCTGCCGCCCTGGCGAGACCAGCTTAGCCAGGTCGGGCAGGGCATGGGGCGCTTGTTGCGCCTGAATCGGGATATTTTCCTGCGCAGCTTATGCCTGCAGCTGGCGTTCAGCTTTATGACGTTTCAGGGCGCCAGCTTGGGGGATAACGTGGTGGCTGCCAATGCGGTGTTGATGAGTTTCCTGATGCTGGTGTCCTATGGGATGGACGGCTTTGCCTATGCCATGGAAGCCATGGTGGGCAAAGCCATCGGTGCCAGAAACCGTGAAGCCCTGAGCCGGACGCTGATCAGCACCACGTTCTGGAGTGTGGTGATTGCTGTGCTGATGACGCTGGCCTTTGCGCTGTTCGGCGATGCGATTATCGCTCTGATCTCGGATATCCCAGCCGTGCAGCGCGAAGTAAGTCGTTATCTGCCCTGGCTGGCGGCTGTGCCTCTGGTGGCGATGTGGTGTTTTCTGCTGGATGGCATTTTTATCGGCGCGACCCGGGGCAGAGAAATGCGCAACAGCATGTTTATCGCAACCTGCTGTTTTTTCCTGATATGGCTGCTGTTGAGTCCGTTTGGCAATCATGCGCTATGGGCGGCAATGTTAGGTTTTCTGGCCATCCGAGGACTTTCGTTAGCGGCTATTTTTGCGTATCAATGGCAAAAAAATATTTTTCTTGAAGAGGCCTGTTCTAACAAATAGTTATCATATTTTATGCTGTTCAATAAGCTTGTGTGGGCGAATAACTCTACCCTTTCCTATTGATAGTGTTTAAAATATGACCTGTTTTTGGAGTTGAGCAGGTTGAAAATGAAACAAAAAATCGGTGTTTTTTTATTGCTTTTTATGGGTTTAGGATGGTGTTTTAATGCTAGTGCAGTGGCTCCGGGCGCCAAAGTTCGGGTGACAGCAACGGCGTATAATTCCGTACCCGCCCAGACCGACAGCAGCCCTTCGATTGCTGCCTGGGGAGACAGACTAAAGCCGGGAATGAAGGCAATCGCAGTATCTCGAGACCTTTTGAAAATGGGCCTCAAACACGGCTCTAAAGTGAAAATCTCAGGCCTGCCTGGTGAGTATGTGGTGCTGGATAAGATGCATCACCGCTGGTCAAAGAAAATTGATATTTACATGGGCCGGGATGTCCGGGCCGCGAAAAACTGGGGCCGACGCGCTGTGACCATCACAGTACTAAAAGCCTGATACTGCACAATACCTAGCCGAATAATCGCACGAAAGCCTGATTATCCTGATAGGCATTAAGCAAAAGACAAGAATGAAAAAAGCCGCGAAAGCGGCTTTTTTTATGGGCTTGGTTCCGGTGCGGCTGTAGGGACAGTAAGGACTGGGTGCTCGCGCCGGGACACAGCAAGCTTGTGCTGATCAGTAGTAGGAATGATCGCCGCGGGCGTGCTCAGTTACATCACGAACCCCTTTCAGCTCACCTTCAAATTCGGCCAGCAATTGCTTTTCAATCCCTTCTTTGAGGGTCACATCCACCATAGAACAGCCGTTACAGCCACCGCCGAACTGCAGAATCGCGATACCATCTTCCGTGATTTCAGACAGGGATACATGACCGCCGTGACCGGCCAGCTGAGGGTTAACCTGGGTCTGAATCATGTAATCCACGCGCTCCATCAGTGGTGCATCGTCAGACACTTTACGGACTTTGGCGTTCGGGGCTTTCAGTGTCAGCTGTGAACCCATTTTGTCGGTAACAAAATCAATCTCAGCGTCGGCCAGGAAGGGCAGGCTCAGCTCATCAATATAAGCAGAGAACAGACCGAGTTGAATCTCGGTGTCACTGGCTTCTACGGCTTCCGGCGGGCAATAAGACACGCCGCACTCAGCATTGGGGGTACCCGGGTTAACCACGAAGACACGGATGTTAGTGCCTTCCGGCTGCTGGGCCAGCAGCTTAACGAAATGCTGCTGTGCATTTTCTGAAATAGTAATCATAGACACGACGTAATACCTGACTTAGTAAGCGTTAAACCTATTCTACTCTTTGGCGGAAGAACTCGCACCCCTGAATCTTGTGTGGTTTTTTTGAACAGTTCAAACGAGCCGTCACCGGTCAGCGATCATGGGGTGTAAAGGCCAGACAGTAGACATCAATCCGGGCGACCTGCTGCTTCCTGAGCAGCTGAGACAACACAGAGACGGTACTGCCGGTGGTCACCACATCATCAACGATGGCGACGTGATCCGGCCACACCCTGTTGTTATTAAGTATAAATGCCTGCCGGAGATTCTGCAGGCGGGCTTTTCTTGAGAGCTGATGCTGCGGCCGGGCCCATTGGGTCCGGTGCAGCACCCGGTGATCGCTCTCGCTCCCTGTGATCTCTGCCAGGGCGTCCGCCAACAGCGCACTTTGATTAAATCCGCGGATCAGCCGGCGCCAGGGATGCAGCGGTACAGGCAGCAGCAGCGGAGCCGGCTCAGTGATTTGCTCGGCTAATAAACCGGCCAGTGGCTGGCGGAGCCAGAACTTCCCCTGAAACTTGTATTGCTGAACCAGCCGATTGAGCGGAAAGCCATATTCCCCGAGGCGCACCAGCCGATCCCAGGGCGGCGGCTGGCGCAGACAGTAGCCGCAATGGCTGACGGATTCCAGTGTGGTGGCGCCGCAGCGCCGGCAATAAGGCGGCGTAGGCAGGCTGGTCAGACAGTGGTGACACCAGTAGTGATCACTGTCACGCAGCGGTAAACGGCACAAGGCACATCGCTGGTTTGGCCAACGAAAGATTGATCTTACAGCCACAGGGGATAACATCCTTGCCATCCGGTTTGAAGTGAAGGAAGTGTACATGACGGCATCTGTCTACTGGCAAGCATTTGGTCAGGACCCGGCTCAGGGTTCCGATCTGGTTCTCATTCATGGCTGGGGCATGAATGGTGCCGTCTGGCAGCATCTGGTGCCACATCTGGAAGCGCAATACCGGGTGCATGTCGTTGACATGCCGGGCTATGGTTACAGCGCCGGTGTCGGAGCGCAGTCGGTCGAAGCCATGGCGCAAGCCTTGCTGGCTGACGCGCCGGAGCAAGCGATCTGGCTGGGCTGGTCGCTGGGTGGACTGGTGGCCAAGCAGGCGGCGCTGCAGGCGCCCGATCGGGTCAGCAAGTTGATCACTGTGGCCAGTTCGCCGCGTTTTGCCGCGATGGACAGCTGGCGCGGCATCCAGCCTCAGGTGCTGAGTGATTTCCGGCAACAGCTCAGTGACGATTTCAGCCTGACGGTGGAGCGCTTCATGGCGCTGCAGGCCATGGGCAGCCCGAGTGCACGGCAGGACATTAAGTTACTCAAGCAGGCCGTGCTGTCGCGTCCTCAGCCTTCACCGGACGCGCTGGCTGCCGGTCTGGAGATGCTGGCGGATGTGGATTTGCGTCGGCAGCTTGCTCAGATCCAACAGCCCTGGCTACGCCTGTATGGCCGGCTTGACGGGTTGGTGCCGGTAAAAGTCGCCAGCGACATGGACAAACTGGCACCGCAGTCAGAGAAAGTCGTTTTTCCGAAAGCGTCCCATGCGCCTTTCATTTCTCACCCACAGGACTTTCTGCAGGTATTACAGTCGTTTATTGACGGTAACGTTCCGGCTGCCCGGGCGACTGAAGCGACAGAAATATTAAAGTAAACGCGTGATTGGCCGATAATCAGTATATCGCGGCAGCGATCTCTGCCCGATTTGCTGTTATTCATAAGGCGCACAATAGCCGTTGCTCGGGTGCGTCAGCGTAGAGCCAATGGCTCAAAGCGTTGCCTGTAGGAGTCGCCTGAACATGATCGTGTCGCCCCTGAATGCCGGTATCCCGACACTGGCGCCATCGGTGAATCCGATGACGGAGCAGGCTGCGCGGGATAACAAGATCCGTGACAAAGTGCGCCCGGCCAGTGCCAGTCTGCCTTCCGGCGGCGAACCTTCGCTCAAAGGCGATGACAAGCAAATGCGCCGGCCCGGCTGGGATCCCAGTGAGCACCCGGATTATGCGTCGCTGGATGCCGCCCAGCAAAAAAGCTACGGCTATCAGCAGGAATTTGAACAACTGGTGCTGGCACTGTCGGCAGACAGTTATATGAAAGATGTCAGCGAGCTGGGTTACAGCATGCATATCCGCTTGCCAAGGTCGCTACTTGAAGAACTGGCGCAGATCAGCAAGATGGAACGCATCCGCAGCGTGATCCGCTATAAATACGCCCAGGCCACAGTACCGAATCCGCCCACTGAAATGCTGAAGATTGTCTGAGTGATGATATTTTGAGCGAAAGGCTGTATTGAAGAGAAAAAGGCGGGTATCAACCCGCCTTTGTCGTTCAGCTTATCGCGTTTACTTCTTGGCTTTGGCAAACGCCGCGGCAAAGGCACCGCCCATGGCATTGTTGTCCGGCTGTCGGTCACGCTGCTGGCGCGGCGCACGGCGAGTTTGATCGCCCTGACGCTGGCCGCCCTGCGGTTTGTGGCTGGCTTCCTGGCCCGGCTCGTCGCTCAGACGCATCGACAGAGCAATCCGTTTGCGCTGCAGGTCCACTTCCATCACTTTGACTTTCACTACGTCACCGGCTTTGACCACTTCGCGCGGATCGGAGATGAATTTGTCCGACAGCGCCGAAATGTGGACCAGGCCGTCCTGGTGAACACCGACATCCACAAAGGCGCCGAAATTGGTCACATTGGTGATCACCCCTTCCAGCACCATGCCCGGTACCAGATCTTTCACTTCGTGAATGCCTTCAGCAAAGGTGGCCGTCTTGAACTCAGGTCGCGGGTCACGGCCCGGTTTGTCCAGCTCGCGAATGATGTCGGTCACAGTCGGCAGGCCAACTTCTGCTGTGGTGTAGTCGGCTGCTTTCAAACCGCGCAGGAACTCGCTGTTGCCAATTAAGGCATCGAGCGGCTTGCCGTTTTTCGCGGCAATGGCTTTGACCACATCATAGGATTCCGGGTGAACCGCGGACGCATCCAGCGGGTTTTTACCGTTCATGATCCGCAGGAAACCGGCACACTGCTCAAAAGCCTTCGGCCCCAGACGCGACACTTTTTTCAGTGTGGTGCGGGCATCAAAGCGACCATGTTCGTCACGGTAGGCCACGATGTTGCTGGCAATTGCCGGCGTCAGACCGGCTACGCGGGTCAGCAGGGCAGGCGAGGCGGTATTGACGTCCACACCAACGGCGTTTACACAGTCTTCCACCACGGCATCCAGACGCTTGGCCAGATTGTTCTGGCTGACATCGTGCTGATACTGGCCCACACCGATGGATTTGGGATCGATTTTTACCAGTTCTGCCAGCGGATCCTGCAGGCGACGGCCGATGGAAACCGCACCACGCAGCGACACATCGAGATTCGGGAACTCGTTGGCCGCCAGTTCAGAGGCGGAATACACAGAGGCACCCGCTTCACTGACCATCACGCTCTGAATCTTCAGATTGCTGTCTTTGAGCAGCTGCGCCACAAAGCTGTCAGTTTCACGTGAAGCAGTCCCGTTACCGATTGCAATCAGATCAACGTTATGTTTTTTCAGCAGTGCCAGCACAGTGGCGGCGGACTGGGCCACCTGTTTTTGCGGCTGGTGCGGATAAATGGTGGCGGTATCGACCAGCTTACCTGTGCTGTCGATAACGGCCACTTTACACCCGGTACGCAGGCCCGGATCGAGCGCCAGTGTCATGCGCGGTCCGGCAGGGGCAGCCATCAGCAGATCTTTCAGGTTATCGGCAAACACCTGCATCGCGCCGTCTTCGGCTTTCTCACGCAGGGCGGCCATCAACTCGGTTTCCATGTGCATCAGAATCTTGATGCGCCAGGCCCAGCTGATCACCTGCTTGCGCCAGCTGTCTGCCGGTTTAGTGCCCAGGTTCACGCCATAGTGATCGGCAATGATGACTTCACAGTAAGAGCCGCGCACGCCTTCTTCCTGATTCGGATCCGCATTGAGTGCCAGTTGCAGCACACCTTCATTGCGGCCGCGGAACATCGCCAGCGCCCGGTGTGACGGCACCTGAGTCAGTTTCTCGTTGTGCTCGAAGTAGTCTTTGAATTTCGCCCCTTCCTGCTCTTTGCCCTCCACCACGCGGGCGGTCAGTTCGGCATTGCTCTGCAGGTGGCGGCGGATTTTATCCAGCAGGGCGGCGTCTTCGGCAAAACGTTCCATCAGAATGGCGCGCGCGCCGTCCAGGGCCGCTTTGGTATCGGCGACCCCTTTGTCGGCGGACACATAGCTTGCCGCAGTGGCTTCCGGATCGTGGTCGGGTTGTGACCACAGCAGATCTGCCAGCGGCTCCAGACCGGCTTCAATCGCAATCTGGCCCTTGGTGCGGCGCTTGGGTTTATACGGCAGGTACAAGTCTTCCAGACGGGTTTTGCTGTCGGCGGATAAGATTTCAGCTTTCAGCTCAGGCGTCAGTTTGTCCTGCTCGGAAATGGATTTGAGGATCACCTGACGGCGGTCTTCCAGCTCGCGCAGGTAGCCCAGGCGGGACTCCAGATTACGCAGTTGGGTATCGTCCAGCCCGTCGGTCACTTCTTTACGGTAACGGGCAATAAAGGGGACGGTGTTGCCGTCATCGAGTAGCGCCACGGCTGCGGCAACCTGCTGCGTTTTGACGTTCAGTTCAGACGCAATCAGGTGATGGATACTCGCGGTCATAGAATTCCTTTGGCTACAGTTTTCTCAGGCCGACCATCTAACCACAATTCCGCCCGTCAGTCAGCGCCCAAGCCCCCGCAAAATGTCAGGAGTTTGCCAGCCGAAGCGGCGGGTGTGATCTGTATGCAAGCAGCGGCAGGCGGACAAAATGCTAAAACGTGTCGAAGTCATCCCATTGATGAGCCAGACGATTGATTTATTGTCGATGCAATCCAAGACATGATAAGCAATAATTTGCATTTAAATCGCGATACATATAATCAAGCACCATCACATCGAAGAATCAAATCAGATGACAGGAAGACAACAGCAAATCGCCGTTTTGATCATGTCAGGGATGACAAACAAGCAGATCGCACAACAACTGTTTATTTCAGAAAATACCGTGAAATATCACTGTAAACAGCTTTTTGGTACCTATGGGGTCAACACAAGAACTGAGTTGGCTTGTGCAGTTTTGAAATCAGGAATGGTGGGGGAGCGTGCCTGAAGACCTCTGTTGGTTCATCCTATACTTATCTTCTCGACACAATCCCTGAATGATACATGGTTCTTAATTTTGTAAGGTAATGTTCGTAATAACCGCACAGATGTGAATTTATGGAACTCAAGATGAAGATAGCTTACCTGAAGCATATCTTCTTTATCATTGCGAACTTTATCCTTAATAGTCTCGGGACTCCCAACTTCATGAGAATGACGGTCATGAGCAAGGAATAAAATCGGAACGACTATCCAGTCTCTCGATCTTTAAGGCGTAATCAAGAGACAAGGAAAATTTTTCTAACTCTGAGTTAAAAAGGTCTTCAACTCGGATAATAACTCTTGATGGAGGAAAGTCACTTCGACGTCATTTAATATTGTGTTCTCTATTCGCATTGCATCTAGCTCGTTTCCTGATTTGTATTTCACCAAGCTAATTAGCTGATATAAGTCATATTTTGAATGATGATCGACATCTCGTTCGAGCATTTTTTTTGGATCGACCAAGCTACGTTCAATGGATGCAAGCTCAGCATTGAATTGAGTTTTGGCTGTATCATACTGTTGCAGTAATTGGTAATAATGTGCATCAGTATGATCGGGGAGTGAGGATAGCGCTTCATTAACTATCCGATTCAGTTCGCATCCAGAACCTTCATTGAATAAAAAAGCCATGAGCTCAGAATAAGCACCAGCAACATAATTTTCATATTGACTCATATCTTGCTTTCCCATGTGAATTACCGTGGTCAGTAAGCTCTTTTTCTCCATCGATGTAATTGATGGAGGGAAATATCTGGATTTGAAAAATTTCCAGCGAATATTTTCCGGTTCTTCAGTCAGTTGCAAGTTGAGTAACTTGAGATTTCTGTCGTCTTTCTTAGAAAGTAAGTCATCACTGTAACCAGTATGTCTGAATGTTATCGGAACAGAAAGGATTTGGTCTTTTCTTAAGTCTGGTACAATGTATTCGTGGACTCGGCCATGGTAGCGGTTTTGCACTGAGTTTCTAAATAACCGGATGTTGGTTTTAAGGTTGCAACCATTGTTACTGATAATTTCAGGACATAGCAGTAAGTTGTGATTATTGTGTCTTGAGAGCTCTTCAAGGAGCGGATGAATTGTGTCAGCACTATCCACTGTTTCATCCGCATCCAGTACCAGAATCCAATCACTGGTTGCTTTGCTGAGTGCAAAATTCCTGGCTTCTGCGAAGGAGTCTGACCATAGAAAATGGAATATTTTTACTTTATCGCAGTTAAGGTTTTTCAACAGGTCGAGTGTACTGTCTGTACTCCCGGTATCCACGATTATGATCTCATTGGCTGCTTCTAAAATACTGGCAAGGCAGCAAAGGATGTTGTCTTCTTCATTTTTGATAATGATGGTGACGCTAAACGTTTTCATTCTATAATTTATAATCCATCTATTAGTTTCGGAAAGAGAAAGATCGCGAATAAATTCCATGCAAAATGGTAAGATAAGTTTATGATAATGGATATGATATTTCCAAACCGGATTCTGAAATACTCGAATAAGACACAAAAAATGTAACCTAACCCAAGTGTGAATAATGAGTTGGCGACTGAGTTTAAAAGGTGGGTTAATGAGAACAATATGGTGACAATCACTGCGGAAATATAGATGTCACCAAAAACAAAACGACACATGTTTTGTAATATAAAAAAGAAGAAAATGGTTTCTATTAGACAATAAATAAAAACAGATATTACTGTCCTGTCTTCATTGTACAGAGCGTCAACGGTTTGATTTGTGTCAATGAAGATAAGCTTGATAACCGACATAAAAATAACCGCTATTACAAACATAATCTTTACTAGTAACACTTGCCTTATGAGTGATTTTAGATCTTGTTCTAATGTGTTGTAGAAATGTTTTTTTATCATTATGAATTTTATTCTTTCTATATGAAGTATGGAGGTTGTTTAACCTCCATATTAAATTTATCTGTCCTGCTTCCGAGAATGGTGCGAGTTTGCACCACCAACACAACCGCCTCTGGATGGGGTGCTGTGTCTGTGCGAAGATTTCTCCCACTTATCTAAACCACGGCTGACACTTTCACCAGCAAAACCACCGCCTATCATCTTTCCAACCTCTTTCAGTGCTTTACCCATCCAGCCACCATTCACATTTAACATTTCTTGATGATTCAATTCTTTCATGTTTAATCCTTTTATTTTGATGCAATATGCTTGCGTATAATATTGTTATTGGACTGAATGTAACCTACCCAGTTAGGTAGTCATAGATATTTTTTCGCAGAAGATCTTCTCTCTGAAATTCACCAGGATCATCCATCATTATTTCAATTGAATCACCCGGTCAGCCGTCGAAATGGTTTCTGCTCTGTGAGCAATCATAATTCTGGTCATAGTTAGGGTTTTGATATTGTCATTGATCCAGTGTTCATTGCTTTTATCTAAATGGCTGGTTGATTCATCCAGGCATAATATTTTTGGGGACTGATAAAGTGCCCGGGCTAAAAACAGGCGTTGTAGCTGGCCCCCGGAGAAACTGTTACCCATGTCGCCGACGA is from Photobacterium sp. TLY01 and encodes:
- a CDS encoding heme A synthase — encoded protein: MFSMASSRSRQTDRRFTWLVGLTLLLSVAVIALGAYTRLTEAGLGCPDWPGCYGFMTVPKTDAQHALAQQAFPDHPVEVHKAWNEMLHRYMAGALGLLIVALNVVARRRDDRPHRLPLVLLALVVFQALLGMWTVTMSLKPVIVMGHLLGGFTTASLLLVLWLRMLARDRERPAPAVASSPQLLRVRRLAVAGLIVVAVQIALGGWTAANYAAVVCTQLPVCEVDWVSKFDIRAFEPWQPGFQTYQYGVLNFDQRVSIHAAHRIGAMLTTLVILLLIWRLWQIGWRRYAAVILALLSVQIALGVTNVLASLPLPVAVAHNLGGLSLLLSVLAANWALFTAPSAAMIRRAARITRVKTVRHALIQAQADTQGRQTHFGRMTPKSG
- the cyoE gene encoding heme o synthase, encoding MMTKPKVVAMLLLTALVGMCLAVPGIPPIKAVVLGLLGIGLQSASAAAFNHVLDRQLDAQMARTHHRPLARGRVPTVNAVIFATVLMIVGFALLWQLNPLTAWLTLASLVGYALVYTVWLKHATPQNIVIGGLAGAAPPLLGWAAVTGQFDPHALLLVMLVFAWTPPHFWALAIHRRDDYAKADIPMLPVTHGIAFTKTMVLLYTLILTLIGLLPWLTGMSGALYLAGSLALNLGFVGYAVKLKFADEPGHAWATFKFSIWHLLGLFVVLLADHWLGILLA
- the dinF gene encoding MATE family efflux transporter DinF; the encoded protein is MLAALKDISLHRQVFALALPMVLSNITVPLLGLVDAAVIGHLEHAWYLGGVAVGGTMISVTFWLLGFLRMATTGLCAQAYGASNRSSQATVLLQGIALAWGLAALLILSHGLIADAVFSVSDASDAVKTYADQYYSIRIWGAPAALANFVIMGWLLGSQNARLPMWLLIITNSINILLDVLFVLGLGWQVAGAAAASVIAEYSGMILGLYFVACQWKRLNLPPWRDQLSQVGQGMGRLLRLNRDIFLRSLCLQLAFSFMTFQGASLGDNVVAANAVLMSFLMLVSYGMDGFAYAMEAMVGKAIGARNREALSRTLISTTFWSVVIAVLMTLAFALFGDAIIALISDIPAVQREVSRYLPWLAAVPLVAMWCFLLDGIFIGATRGREMRNSMFIATCCFFLIWLLLSPFGNHALWAAMLGFLAIRGLSLAAIFAYQWQKNIFLEEACSNK
- the nfuA gene encoding Fe-S biogenesis protein NfuA, producing MITISENAQQHFVKLLAQQPEGTNIRVFVVNPGTPNAECGVSYCPPEAVEASDTEIQLGLFSAYIDELSLPFLADAEIDFVTDKMGSQLTLKAPNAKVRKVSDDAPLMERVDYMIQTQVNPQLAGHGGHVSLSEITEDGIAILQFGGGCNGCSMVDVTLKEGIEKQLLAEFEGELKGVRDVTEHARGDHSYY
- a CDS encoding SURF1 family protein, translated to MRRTGFILFTLVVLSVLVKLGMWQISRGQEKETLTAALKLRGEQTFYSVASLPDDPLWYRVRLSGEYDHSKAVLLDNQLDRGRPGYHLFYPFRTENGAWVLVNLGWLPAPQYRDELPVLPEFHGQVMLTGMIASPTQLPELSETGTESGWPRRVQNIKPDELAAATGLPLPDWVIQIDPDDPLALKQNWQAVVMGPEKHYAYAVQWFLLALAVAGLAWWWLKRSTH
- a CDS encoding cytochrome oxidase produces the protein MRKHINLVLLLLLFVLPVVVAKLVLDNHWYQGGAINRGQLLDEPVVTDWLGMRGKWQLVYLLPEACDARCQGALFNLRQVPQAMGAEQERIVSLVLVSGQGDTGLPSAEQVQAGGSTVLAAPDLVLAQIRALEFGAQAIYISDPQGNVMLAYPLVEGQTQVLAQGKDMLRDLKRLLKVSKIG
- a CDS encoding 3D domain-containing protein — encoded protein: MKQKIGVFLLLFMGLGWCFNASAVAPGAKVRVTATAYNSVPAQTDSSPSIAAWGDRLKPGMKAIAVSRDLLKMGLKHGSKVKISGLPGEYVVLDKMHHRWSKKIDIYMGRDVRAAKNWGRRAVTITVLKA
- a CDS encoding ComF family protein, yielding MAVRSIFRWPNQRCALCRLPLRDSDHYWCHHCLTSLPTPPYCRRCGATTLESVSHCGYCLRQPPPWDRLVRLGEYGFPLNRLVQQYKFQGKFWLRQPLAGLLAEQITEPAPLLLPVPLHPWRRLIRGFNQSALLADALAEITGSESDHRVLHRTQWARPQHQLSRKARLQNLRQAFILNNNRVWPDHVAIVDDVVTTGSTVSVLSQLLRKQQVARIDVYCLAFTPHDR